Proteins from one Acropora muricata isolate sample 2 chromosome 9, ASM3666990v1, whole genome shotgun sequence genomic window:
- the LOC136928212 gene encoding uncharacterized protein, with translation MADGRYEVNVPWIPGQKLAERNETQSRQRLQRVEKKLEQNMKLKEEYEKIVATQKESGIIEKVPDSPTGNHVFYMPHKPVIREDAATTKVRMVFNASAKPHYLANSINDCMYRGPPLQPLMWDILIRARMSTDILLGDIEKAFLQVGIKQEDRDAFRFLFKVNGQEEHFRFTRVPFGAEASPFILGATLQHHYEQQPEEVRETVQTLRDNTYVDNLMKTGEGLEEMERFKSEATQILEEARFPVHKWESNLRELESGRMTNPSKILGLSWDKQNDTLKLTMRRFTKEEPVTKKSILSHLGSIYDPLGMLSPTTVEGKRIYREACDEKKGWTTEISDPLRKEWTKWTKQLKNVTVPRTIVTNMTKADAVHIHVFADASNLACCAAAVAVVEHSSAVVKGLLTSKSRISK, from the coding sequence atGGCAGATGGAAGATACGAAGTCAACGTTCCCTGGATTCCAGGGCAGAAATTGGCAGAGAGAAACGAAACACAAAGCAGACAGCGACTACAGAGAGTTGAGAAGAAGTTAGAGCAGAACATGAAGTTGAAGGAAGAGTATGAGAAGATAGTAGCTACTCAGAAGGAAAGTGGGATCATTGAAAAGGTGCCCGATAGTCCGACAGGGAACCATGTGTTTTATATGCCACACAAGCCAGTGATAAGGGAAGATGCAGCCACTACAAAAGTTAGGATGGTGTTCAATGCAAGCGCGAAACCTCACTACTTGGCGAACAGTATCAATGACTGTATGTACAGAGGACCACCCTTACAGCCACTCATGTGGGATATACTGATAAGAGCGAGGATGTCAACAGATATTCTACTCGGCGACATAGAAAAGGCGTTTCTACAAGTTGGAATCAAGCAAGAAGACAGGGATGCATTCCGTTTTCTGTTCAAGGTGAATGGGCAAGAAGAACACTTCCGGTTCACACGAGTACCCTTTGGAGCAGAGGCGAGCCCGTTTATATTGGGAGCCACCTTACAACATCACTACGAGCAACAACCAGAAGAGGTCAGAGAAACAGTTCAAACGTTGCGAGACAACACCTACGTGGATAATTTAATGAAAACCGGTGAAGGATTAGAAGAAATGGAAAGGTTCAAATCAGAAGCCACCCAGATATTGGAGGAGGCAAGATTTCCAGTTCACAAATGGGAATCCAATCTTCGAGAGCTCGAGAGCGGCCGGATGACCAACCCAAGCAAGATCCTTGGACTTAGCTGGGACAAACAAAACGACACGTTAAAATTAACCATGCGACGATTCACTAAGGAAGAACCAGTTACCAAGAAATCTATTCTCAGCCACCTGGGCAGTATATACGACCCCCTTGGCATGTTATCGCCGACTACCGTAGAGGGGAAGCGGATATACAGAGAGGCGTGTGACGAGAAAAAAGGATGGACCACTGAGATATCGGATCCCCTAAGAAAGGAGTGGACCAAGTGGACAAAGCAATTGAAGAATGTGACCGTACCAAGGACCATTGTGACAAACATGACGAAGGCAGACGCGGTACACATACACGTATTCGCCGATGCAAGCAACCTGGCCTGCTGTGCTGCCGCTGTAGCAGTCGTAGAGCACAGTTCAGCCGTGGTCAAGGGCCTCTTGACATCGAAATCGAGGATATCCAAATGA
- the LOC136928215 gene encoding putative uncharacterized protein DDB_G0274435, with amino-acid sequence MEWTEEHDVFLCMEVLLLDPFQYPYHSKERGDVWGQVAINLNSSNHPKFKVSKRSVRDRLTLLQSRYKEKMKREEMASGIDCEETELDRALEEIIEKEKASESSRNEGSSAQGKKDKEAAEEQRLKAMERLGQTTKRQVEADGKEMTPKKSRRSGSETLEYLRDKFQSESQYKKQELAQRVKEQESRDAQQKIMVEQQRQMQQQQNELLKIMQKQQAKQEEQIQNFQMLFLQQQQQQQSQILMSLLDKKNT; translated from the coding sequence ATGGAATGGACAGAGGAGCATGATGTGTTCCTCTGTATGGAGGTCCTCTTGCTGGATCCATTCCAATATCCATACCACAGTAAAGAACGTGGTGATGTCTGGGGACAGGTAGCAATCAATCTGAATTCTTCTAATCATCCCAAGTTTAAAGTAAGCAAGCGTTCCGTCAGGGATAGGCTGACGTTGCTGCAATCCAGATACAAAGAAAAGATGAAACGAGAGGAGATGGCTTCAGGCATTGACTGTGAGGAGACTGAATTAGATAGAGCCTTAGaggaaataattgaaaaagaaaaagcttctGAATCAAGTAGAAATGAAGGTTCCAGTGCACAGGGGAAGAAAGACAAGGAAGCTGCAGAGGAGCAGAGGCTCAAAGCAATGGAACGACTTGGTCAGACAACAAAACGACAGGTGGAAGCAGATGGTAAGGAAATGACACCTAAAAAAAGTAGAAGAAGCGGAAGTGAAACTTTGGAGTATCTAAGAGATAAGTTTCAGTCAGAGAGTCAGTACAAAAAGCAAGAGCTAGCTCAGAGAGTAAAGGAGCAGGAAAGCAGAGATGCTCAACAAAAGATCATGGTAGAACAGCAAAGACAAATgcagcaacaacaaaatgagCTATTAAAGATTATGCAAAAACAGCAAGCAAAGCAAGAAgaacaaattcaaaactttcaaatgctctttctacaacaacaacaacagc